GCAGCGCACAGCAGCCGTCGACGACCCGCGCCGCGTGCCGCGGGCCCGACCGCGTCCGGGAGGACGGGGGCCCGCAGCACGGGGTGGTGCGGTCCTGGCACGTGGCGTGTGCAGGGTTCACGCCTGCTGCGGGGTGCGGACGGCCGCACGGTCCGGGACGGCCGCCGTCGGTACGGAGCGCGGCCACGTCCAGGCCCACCGCACGACGAGGGCGAGCAGGACCAGCTCCACCGCGACGCCGAGGCCGTAGAAGTACAGCCAGGACTCCCCCACCACGTTGAACACGGTGACGGGGACGTAGAGCAGGGCGACGACGAGGTTCACGACGCGGTTCACCGGTGCGGGCAGGCTCGCCGACAGCACGACCATGAGGATCGGGACGGACATCAGGGCCAGCGCACCCGTCGAGAAGGTCTCGGAGAGGGCGAACTCGAACACCCTGCCGTCGAGGATCTCCTCGACGACGCCGGGCGTGAAGAAGTTGAGGATGTCCACGTAGGCGTACAGCAGCACCAGGCTCGTCCACGTGGCGGCGAGGCGGACCCTGACCGGGACCGGCTGATCTTCCCACCTGGTGGGTCGACGTGTTCTCATCGTGCGCTCCTTTGCTGTGGTGAGGATCGGTGGGTCCACGATCTCCGGGCGCAGGAGGAGAGTCGTCGGCCCGAAGGCCCGAGCTCGCTCGGCCGACGGGTCGACCTGGGTCTCGTCCTTTCGGCCGGTACGCCGAGGCGCGCCGCTCCCTAGGCTGGGGTGGTGAACACCGTCGGGCGCTCCCTCTGGCATGAGCCGCGGCCCGCCGACGTGCCACCCGTGGGTCGCCTCGACTGGCTGCTGGTCGGTGCGTTCACCGCTGCCTCGGTGGTGGAGGGTGTCGTCCGGCCGGACCTGGCGTGGCGCCCCCTGGTGACCGTGCTGGCCCTGGCGATGATCCCTGCCCTGCTCTGGCGGCGGAGCCACCCCCTGGTCGCCGTCCTGGTCGGGTGGGGCGTCGCCGGGCTGCTCTCCGTCCTCCAGCTGACGGCGCACGTCGCGGACCTCGGCCTCCACTCCATGATGGCCGTCCTGATCCTGCTCTACTCCGTGGTGCGGTGGGGTGCAGGACGCGAGATCGTGCTGGGGGCGGCGTTCGTGACGGTCGTGGTCGGGCTGGGGACGTTCGCCTCCGCGGTGGGCTGGGCCGACGTCTTCGGCGGGGCCGCTCTCGTGCTGTCGCTCGTCGCCCTCGCCGCGGTGTCCCGCCACCGCGCAGACCTCTGGCACCGTCGACAGCGCGAGATCCGCAACCAGGAGCGGGTGGCCCTGGCGCGCGACCTGCACGACACGGTGGCGCACCACGTCTCGGCCATCGCGGTGCAGGCGCAGGCCGGTGGCGTGGTCGCCCGCAGCCGGCCGGAGCGGGCCGCCGACGTCCTGGCCGCGATCGAGTCCGAGGCGTCGCGGACCCTGGCGGAGATGAGGTCCATGGTGCGGCTGCTGCGCGAGGAGGAAGCCGTGGCCTACGCGCCGCCGCCGGGTGTCGCGGACCTGCCCGCCCTGGCCCGTGCCGACGCGACGCCCGCCGTCGAGGTCACGACGGACGGCCCGTGGGCCGGGCTGGCAGGCCCCGTCGACTCCGCGCTCTACCGGCTCGCGCAGGAGTCGCTGACCAACGCCCTGCGGCACGCCCGGGGCGCGACCCGCGTCACGATCGACGTCCGCCAGGAGGACGGCGTCGTCAGGCTCCGCGTCGCCGACGACGGACGGACCGAGCCGGGTCCCGCCCCGGAACCAGGCTTCGGCCTGCTGGGCATGGCGGAACGCGCCCGCCTCCTCGGCGGGTCGTTCTCGGCCGGTCCGGGGCCCGCGGGTGGCTGGGTCGTCGAGGCCGTGCTGCCGGTGGGGGCCCTGCCATGAGCATCCGCGTGGTCGTCGCCGACGACCAGGACCTGGTCCGGACCGGGCTGGCGATGATCATCGAGGCGCAACCCGACCTCGAGGTCGTGGGAGAGGCGGCGGACGGGCTCGTCGCGCTCGACCTGGCGACCCGGCTGCGTCCCGACGTCGTCCTCGTCGACGTCCGGATGCCCGGCCTCGACGGCGTCGAGGTGACACGGCGACTGGCCGGGCCGGAGGCGACCGACCCGCTGGCGGTCGTCGTGATCACCACCTTCGACCTCGACGAGTACGTCGTCGGGGCGCTCCGCGCCGGCGCCCGCGGCTTCCTGCTCAAGGACGCCGGCCCGGAGCTCCTCGTCCAGGCGATCCACGCGGCGTCGCGCGGGGACGCGCTGATCGCGCCCGACGTCACGCGCCGGCTGCTCGCGACGTTCGCCGACCAGGTGCCGGCGGTTCCGGCCCAGCCCGTCGACCACCTCACCGAGCGCGAGGAGGAGGTGCTCGCACTGGTCGCACGAGGTCGGACCAACGCCGAGATCGCCGCCGACCTCTACGTCGGTCTGAGCACGGTCAAGACCCACGTCGCGTCCTTGATGACCAAGATCGGCGCCCGAAACCGCGTCGAGATCGCGATCTGGGCCTACGACACCCGTCGCACCCGGGGGCCGTGGCACGGCTAGGGGTGCGGCCGTCGAGCGCGAGCGGACGACCGTCCTCGGCCGTGACCGGGTGCGCTCGCACGTCGTGCGCCGTCGACGACTCGCTATCGTCGACAGATGGGCACCGATGCGACGACGAGGCTCGTGCTGCTGCCCGGCTGGTGCGAGACCGGCGGGGTGTTCGAGCGGGTGGTGCCGCTGCTGCCCGCTGCCGTCACGCCGCTGGTCGTGGAGCTCGCAGCGTCGGACGTCGCGGACTGGTCCGTACGCGGCCTCGCGGCGCGGGTCGCCGCGGCGCTCGACGCGCGGCCCGGCGGGCGCACCGTCGTCCTGGGCACGTCGAGCGGCGCCTACGTGGCCCAGCAGCTCGCGGTGGACCGCCCCGACCTGGTCGACGGTCTGGTCCTGGTGGGCGCGCCGGTCGCCCTGCGTGCCCGCCCGCCGTTCGCCGACGAGGTCGACGGGCTCACCGACCCGATCTCCCCCGCCCGGGCGCGGGCGTCGTTCGAGTGGTTCGCCACGCGGTCGCCGATCCCCGCAGCGTTCCTCGACGCCCGCGCGGCCGAGGCGGCATCGCTGGGCGCGCGCGTCTGGCGAGACTCGCTGCACGGGCTCGTGGACGCCGCGCCGCCGCTGTCGACGGGCACGATCACCGCGCCGACGCTCGTGCTCAGCGGTGCGGACGACACCGTCGTCGGCGCGAGCCACACGCACCTGCTCGCCGCGATCCCCGGGTCGCGCGGGGTCGTCTACGACGACACGGGGCACCTGGTGCTGTGGGAGCGGCCCGAACGGGTCGCCGCGGACGTCACGCGGTGCGTCGGGCAGCTCGCGGCGGACGCGTAGCCGTTCCCGTCACCACTCCCGGACGTGCTGGCCCGTGAGCGCGGGACCGTCGGGTCCGAGGCGGCGGCACAGCTCGACGAGGACGAGCGCGCACTGGCGGGCGTCGGCGCCGGCGTCGTGGTGGGCGTGCGCGGGGACGCCGAGGGCGGCGGACACGACGGGCAGCCGGTAGGAGTCGAGCCTCAGGTGCGCCTTGGCGGTGTCGCGGGTGCACAGCCAGCGGGTGCGGCCGGTGGGGATGCCGTAGGCCTCGCTCGCACGGGTGACCACGGAGCGGTCGAAGGCGGCGTTGTGCGCGACGAGGACGTCGCCGCCGGTGAACTCGGTGAGCTTGGGCAGCACCACGTCCCAGGTGGGTGCGCCGACGACGTCGGCCGCGGTGATGCCGTGGACCTCGACGTTGCGCCAGTGGAACTCGTCGTGGCCCGGCGGCGGCTGCACGAGGGTGTCGAGGCCGTCCACGACGACGCCGTCCCGGACCTTGGTGACGCCGACGGCGCAGACGGAGGCACGCTGGGCGTTGGCGGTCTCGACGTCGATCGCGGTGAACGACAGGCCGGGGATCGACGTGGAGCGCATGCCGGACATGGTAGACAGTGCCGCCTTGTCGTCCGACCGTCGTCCGACGGTCGTCCGGGCCGTCGGCGTGCGCGATACTGCGCGGCGTGGACATCCTCACGGCTCTCGGGGCCGGCCTGCTCGCCGGGTGGGGCGTCGCCCTGCCGCTGGGTGCCGTCGCGGCGCTCCTCCTGCAGGAGGGCATGACGCGCGGCTTCGCCCAGGGCTGGACCGCGGGGGTCGCGGTCGGGGCGGTCGACGTCGCGTACTGCGCCGTGGCGGTGGCGGCCGGGGCGTCGGCGGGTGCCGTGGTCGCGCGGTACGCGCCGTGGCCGGCCGTGGTGGGCGGGGTGGCGCTGGTCGCCTTCGCGCTCGTGGGGGCGCGGCGGTCCTGGGCGCCACCGCGGACGGCGCCGGTCGACACCGAGGGCGACCCGGGTCCCGGGTCACGGTGGCGCCGGTTCGCGCTGTTCGTCGGCCTGACGGCGCTCAACCCGGCCACGCTCGTGTACTTCGCCGCGCTGACGGTCGCGGTGTCCCCGACCTCGTCGACGGCGACGGCCGTCGCTTTCGTGGGCGGGGTGGGGATCGCCTCGATCTCCTGGCAGGTCGCGCTCGTGGCGGTGGGCGCGACCGTCCGGGGACGCGTGACGCCTCGCGCGCGGCACGTGACCACGCTGGTGGGCCACGGCATCGTAGCCGCGCTGGGTGTCGCGATGGTGGTCCGCGCCCTGGTGTGACCTCGGGCGGCCGACGGTCCGCGGCGGAGCCCCGCCGCGGCCGTCACCGGGCCGGTCGGTGCCCCGGCAGCGGTCCCGTCGACTCGCGCCACACGATCCGGGCGACGGCGGCGCCGCGCGGGGGCGGCTCCTCGCCACGCACGGCCGCGACGAGCCGCTGCATCGCACGGCGGCCGGCCTCGGTGAAGTCGACGTCGACGGTGGTGAGCGACGGGGTGAGGTAGGCGCCCATCTCGGCGGCGTCCCAGCCCGTGACGACGACGTCGCCGGGCGCGCTCCAGCCGCGTTCGGCGGCGCCGCGCAGCACGCCCGCGGCCAGCAGGTCGTTGGCGGCGACGACGGCCAGCGGCGGGGCGTCGCTCGGCAGGTCGTGCACGGCGCGGCGGGCGTCCTCCGGCGACCAGGTGCCGCCGACGACGCCGAGGGAGACGACGTCGCGGGTCGCGGGGCCGGCGGCGGCGCGGTCCACCGCGGCGAGGTAGGCGTCGCGGCGGGCGCGGGCGGAGGCGTACTGGTCGGATCCGGCGACGTGGAGGAACCGGCGGTGACCGGCGGCGAGCAGGGTCTCGACGAACTCGGCCACGGGTCCGGCGTCGGCGAGGTCGCCCACGGAGCGCATGTGGTCGTCGAACGTGGTCTCGGCCACGACGACCGTCCGCTCCGGGCGTTCGCCGGTGGGCGCGGCGGGGTCCGTGAGGACGTCGGGGAGCACGGGCACGAGGGTCAGGACGCCCTCGTGCTCCCCCGCGGCGGCGAGCTCGCGCACCCGGGCGGTGCGTTCCTCGACGGTGCCGTCCACGGTGCGGGTCTCCAGCGCGTACCCGGCGGCGGCCGCGACCTCGCCCGCGCCGGCGAGGACGCGGACCTGGTGGTCGAGGGTGGGGCCGGAGACGACGGCGAGGCGGCCGGTGCGCCGGGTGCGCATCGAGCGGGCGGCGAGGTTGGGGCGGTAGCCGACGGACGCGGCGACCTCCAGGACGTGCGCCCGGGTGGCGGCGGAGATGGTGCCGCGCCCGGTGAGCGCGTAGGACACGGTGGTCTGGGAGACGCCGGCGAGGCGGGCGACGTCGCGGCTCGTGGGCGGGTTCGGCACGGCCACAGCATGACCTCCTCGGCGGGACGGGCGCCAGTCGCCTTGACACCGCGGGGTGGGGTGACCAGGCTGGTGACGCGCTCATGATACGTATCATGTCGTTCGACGACGACGTCTCACCAAGGAGTTCCATGCTCGCCATCGGCATCATCGGCACCGGCGGGATCGCCCGTGCCCACGTCGACGCCTACCGCCGGTTCGCCGACAGGTGCACCGTCGTCGCCCTCTGCGACCCGGTGCCCGGTCGCGCCGAGGCACTGCGCGCCGAGCTCGGCCTCGACGACGCCCGCGTCTACACCGACGCCGCCGCCATGATCGCCGCCGAGCGCCTCGACCTCGTCAGCGTCGCCACTCCCCCGTCCACCCACGCCGACCTGACGTTCGGCGCGCTGGAGGCGGGCGTCGACGTGCTGGTCGAGAAGCCCATGGCACCGTCCCTGGCGGAGTGCGACGCCATGATCGAGGCGGCCGAGCGCCACGGCCGCATCCTGTCCGTCGTCGCGCAGAACCGGTTCCGTGACGACACCGCCACCCTCAAGGAGGTCCTCGACTCGGGCCTGGCCGGGCCGGTGACGCACGCGCAGGTGAGCTCGTCGTGGTGGCGCGGCACCGCCTACTACGACCTGTCCTGGCGCGGCACCTGGGAGTCCGAGGGCGGGGGCTGCACCCTCAACCACGCGATCCACCACCTGGACCTCACCTGCTGGCTGCTGGGCGCCCCGGACGCCGTGACGTCGGTGCTGACCAACGCGGCGCACGAGAACGCCGAGGTCGAGGACCTGTCGGTGTCCGTCCTGCAGTACGACCGCGCGCTGGCCGAGGTCACGGCGTCGGTGGTGGACCACGGCGAGGAGCAGGCGATCGTCGTGCACGGGCGTCACGCCCGCGTGTCGCAGCCGTGGAAGGTCGTCGCGGAGCTCGCGGACCCGAACGGGTTCCCCGCCCGCGAGGGCGACACCGCGCGGGAGGCCGCGATCGAGGCGGTCGCCGCCGCGCACGTGCCGCTGGCGCACACCGGTCACGCCGGGCAGGTCGGCGACGTGCTCGACGCCGTCCGCGAGCGCCGTTCCCCCGCGGTGACGGGCGAGGACGGCCGCCGTGCGGTGGAGCTGGTGACGGCGATCTACCGGGCGGGGATCGAGCGGCGCACGGTGGACCTGCCGTTGGCGCCGGACGACCCGTACTACCGCCGGGGCACGCTGGTGGAGCGGGCGCCGCACTTCTTCGCGAAGTCGGCGTCGGTGGAGTCGCTGCCCGGCGACATCACGGTCGGGACGCGGGCATGAGCGGCGCGAGCGGGGCGCTGTACGCGCCGGACCCGGTGCCGGCGCCGGTGGTGGGGCCGGGCGAGTTCGTGTTCGCGGCGACGAACCTGGACCACGGGCACGTGTACGGCATGTGCGAGGGCCTGGCGGGCGCGGGCGGCACCCTGAGGTGGGTGCACGACCCGGACCCGGCCAAGGTCGAGCAGATGCGGGCCCGGTTCCCGGACGTGCGGGTGGCGCGCAGCGAGGCGGAGATCCTGGACGACCCGGAGGTGCGGCTGGTCGCGGCGGCGGCGGTGACGTCGCAGCGGTGCGCGCTGGGGCTGCGGGTGATGGAGGCGGGCAAGGACTACTTCACGGACAAGGCGCCGCTGACGTCCCTGGACCAGCTCGCCGCCGCCCGGGAGGCGGTGGCCCGCACGGGCCGCAAGTACGCCGTCTACTACTCGGAGCGCATCCACGTGGAGGCGGCGGTCCTGGCCGAGCAGCTGCTGGAGCGCGGTGCGATCGGGCGGGTGCTGCAGGTGATGGGCCTGGGCCCGCACCGGCTGGGCACGGGGCGTCCGGACTGGTTCTTCGACAAGGACCGGTACGGCGGGATCCTGTGCGACATCGGCAGCCACAACTTCGACCAGATGCTGCACTTCGCCGGGGCGCGGGACGCGCAGGTCAGCCACTCCGCGATCGGGAACTACCATCACCCGAGCCACCCGGGGCTGGACGACTTCGGCGAGGCGGGGATCGTCATGGACAACGGGTCCACCGGCTACTGCCGGGTGGACTGGTTCACGCCGGACGGCCTGAGCACGTGGGGTGACGGCCGCACGATCATCCTCGGCACCGACGGATACGTGGAGCTGCGCAAGTACGTGGACGTCGGCACGGGCGACGGCGGTGGGCACGTGTTCCTCGTGGACGGCGAGGGCGAGCACCACCTGCGCGCGGACGGTCAGGTCGGGTTCCCGTACTTCGGACGCCTGATCCTCGACTGCCTGGAGCGCACGGAGACCGCGATGACGCAGGAGCACGCGTTCAAGGCGGCGGAGCTGAGCGTGGTCGCGCAGGCCCGGGCGCGCGAGCTGACGCCGGGGCCGTCGCGTCCGGGCCGGGGGTGACCGTCGGCACGGTGCGCACGGTCAGAGGACCTCGCGCCGGGTGAGGGCGCGGAACGCGACCGCGCCCGGCGCGATGGGCAGCCAGAACGTCGCGAGCCGGTAGAGCACGACGGCGGCGAGGGCGTTCGCGCCGTCGAGCCCGAGCCCGGTGAGGGAGGCGACGAGCACCGCCTCGACGGCGCCGACACCGCCGGGCACGGGCGCGGCGGTGGCCACCGTGCCGGCGGTGAGGGACACCAGGGCGACCGCCACGAACCCGGCGTCGCCGTCGAACGCGCGCACGGAGAAGTACAGGCAGACGGCGTAGCCGAGGGGCAGCAGGACGACGCCGCCGAGCAGGGCGACCATCTTCGCGGGGCTGGTGACGACGTCGTGCATCGCGGTGACGGACGACCGCACGGCCGGCACCACCCGGTCGCGCACGAGACGCCGGACGGCGGGCACCAGGACGGCCACGACGACGAGCAGGACGACGCCCAGCCCGACGAGGGCGAGGGTGCGGCCGGACGGGAGGCCGGCGAGCTCGTCGGCGAGCGCGTCGGTCGTGCCCGCCCAGAGCGCGAACGCGGCCAGCAGGGTGAGATGCACGGTGAGGACGGCGGCCTCCTTCGCGGCCGACGCGGACACCGCGACGGGGGTGGCGAACCCGCGGCGCTGCAGGTAGCGGATGTTCAGCCCGACCTGGCCGATGCCGGGCGGGGCGAACGTCGCGACGAAGGACGAGGCGAGCGCGACGGCGGACGCCTGCCCGACCGGCACGCGGCCGGGGGTGCCGCCCGCCAGGCCGAGCGCCGCCCCGAGGTAGGTGGCGGCCGACGCCAGGACGACGGGCAGGATCCAGGCGAGGTCGACCTCCTTCACGGTGTCCAGGAGGCCGGGGAGGTCGGCGAGCTGGGGCGCGAGGAAGTACACCGCGACCACGAGCATCGCCCCGGCCACCAGGGTGCGGGGCCGGAACCGTTCGATCTTCTCGAACGTGGGCCGCTCCACGCCGGCCACGCGGCAGGCGGTCGTGACGACGTCGTCGAGGCCGACCTCGCCGTCCTTGAGCAGCGCGCGCGTGGCGGGCGTGAGCGCGGCGGGCACCATGCGGGCCACCGCGTCCGCGATCGGGTCGGGCCCGAGGACGGCGTGCGCCGCGGCGACCGCCCGGTCCGGGCCGACGACGGCGGCGGTGGCGACGAGCAGCTCGGCCACGTCGCCGGTGAGCACCCCGTCCGGCGCGCCGGGCTCCCCGTGGCCGAGGTCGGTCACCCACACCTGGCCGTCGCCGCCGAGCAGCAGGTGGTCCAGGGAGAGCTCGCGGTGCGCGACGCGGGCGGAACGGAGCCGCTCGACCTGGCGCCACGCGCCGTGCAGGACGTCGTCGGTGAGCGCGGACGGCTCGATCGTGTCCAGCCGCTGCCCCGCGGGGCGCTCGCAGGCGAGCAGCGCCTCGCCCTCGGGCGCCCGCACGACCGCCCGCACCACGGGGACGTGCGCGCCGTGGGCGGCGGCGAGCTGGGCGAGCACCGCCTCGAGGGCGACGGCACGCACCGGGGACGTCGTGCCCTCCTCGTCGACACCGGTGCGCAGCCTGGCCCGGCGGTAGGCGCGGCTCATGCGCTCGCGGTGCCACGACGCCCGGTCGACCACCTTGACCAGCACGTCGGTGCCGTCGTCGGCGCGGGCCCGCAGGTCCCAGGGCGCCTCGCCGGGGTCGGCGTGGCGCAGCTCCGTCACGGGCAGGCCGCCGGAGGCGAGGGCCACGGTGACGCCGTGCGGGGTGAGCACCGGGACGGTGCGGCCGACGACGGCCGTGACGCCGAGCCCGACGAGCCCGCCGACGCCGATCGACACGATCGCCTCCAGCGGGCCGGCGCTCTGGAGCAGGACGTCGAGGACGACGAGCAGCACGACGACGCTCCACCACGCCCGCGCCCAGACCCGGGCGGGCCGGAACGCGGCGAGCACCGCCACGAGCGCGGCGACGAGGCCGAACCCGGGGCCGAGGCCCGCGAGCTCGGGCTGTGCCGGGCCGACGTCCGGGGCCGGGAACCGCGCCACGACGGCGGCGTGCAGGAGGTCGGAGGCGACGAGCGCGAGGAGGACGGCCAGGCCGCCCGCGAGGAGCAGCCGGCCGCGCCGGCGCACGAGCAGCACGACGGGGGTCACGAGGCCGGCGACGATGACGACGGCCTGCGTCACGACGTCGACGCCGACGACGAGCTGCCAGGGGGTGCGGGTCACGGCGGCGCGCGCGTCCTCGGCCACGCCGGCGGAGGTCTCGGGGCCGACGGTGGCGAGCAGGAGACCGACGGCCAGGACGGCGAGGAAGGCGCCGGCCGCCCGCAGGTCGGAGACGTCCGCGCGCACCACGACGTCCCGGTAGCTCGCGGCCCCGGCGCCGCCGGGCGGGCGCGACGGCACCGGGTCGGGTGCCGCGACCGGCCCCGGCGTGGCGTGGTCCGCCGTCATGGCCCTCACCCTGGCACCGGCAGGCGGGCGCGGCACGCCGGGGACCGCGCCGGGACGGTGGCCGGTCGCCCGCTCCCCGCGACGACGATGACGGATTTCGTCGTTCCGAGCCATCTGGACGACGGAAACCCTTGTCGAGGGCGGCTCAGGAAAGGATCATGTGAGTCATGGCGCCTCATGACACCCTCGACCTGGCCCGGCTGCAGAACGCCGCCCAGGACCACCTCTGGATGCACTTCACCCGGCAGCGGTCGGCGGGCGAGGTCCCGATCATCGTGCGGGGCGAGGGCGCGTACATCTGGGACGCGCAGGGCCGCCGGTACCTCGACGGGCTGGCCGGGCTGTTCGTCAACCAGCTCGGGCACGGCCGCACCGAGCTCGCCGAGGCGGCCGCCCGGCAGGCCAAGGAGCTGGCGTTCCACCCCCTGTGGTCGTACGCGCACCCGCAGGCGATCCTGCTCGCCGAGCGGCTGGCGGACGCCGCCCCCGGCGACCTCAACCGCGTGTTCTTCACCAGCGGTGGCGGCGAGGCAGTGGAGACCGCCTGGAAGCTCGCCAAGAACTACTTCCGGCTCACCGGTCGGCCGGGCAAGCACAAGGTGATCAGCCGGTCGGTCGCCTACCACGGCACCACCCAGGGCGCGCTGTCCATCACCGGCATCCCGGCGCTCAAGGCGCAGTTCGAGCCGCTCGTCCCCTCGACGTTCCGCGTGCCGAACACCAACGTCTACCGGGCCGCCGAGATCACGTCCGGGCTGCTCGACGGGTCCGACCCGGAGGCGTTCGGGCGCTGGGCCGCCGACCAGACCGCCGTCGCGATCGAGAACGAGGGGCCCGACACCGTCGCCGCCGTCTTCCTCGAGCCCGTCCAGAACGCGGGCGGCTGCTTCGTGCCCCCGCCCGGCTACTGGCAGCGCGTGCGCGAGATCTGCGACCGCTACGACGTGCTGCTCGTCTCCGACGAGGTGATCTGCGCGTACGGTCGCCTCGGCACGATGTTCGGCGGGCAGCGGTTCGACTACGTGCCCGACATCGTCACCAGCGCCAAGGGCCTGACCTCCGGTTACGCGCCGCTCGGCGCGATGATCGCGTCCGACCGCCTCATGGAGCCGTTCCTGGCCGAGGGCGCGATGTTCGCCCACGGGTACACGTTCGGCGGGCACCCCGTCTCCGCGGCCGTCGCGATGACGAACCTCGACCTGTTCGCCTCGGAGCGGGTGCTGGAGCACGTCCAGGACAACGAGGGCGCGTTCCTCGCCACCCTGGAGCGGCTGAAGGACCTGCCGATCGTGGGCGACGTGCGCGGCACCGGGTACTTCTACGGGAT
This Isoptericola jiangsuensis DNA region includes the following protein-coding sequences:
- a CDS encoding DUF6326 family protein, with protein sequence MRTRRPTRWEDQPVPVRVRLAATWTSLVLLYAYVDILNFFTPGVVEEILDGRVFEFALSETFSTGALALMSVPILMVVLSASLPAPVNRVVNLVVALLYVPVTVFNVVGESWLYFYGLGVAVELVLLALVVRWAWTWPRSVPTAAVPDRAAVRTPQQA
- a CDS encoding sensor histidine kinase — its product is MNTVGRSLWHEPRPADVPPVGRLDWLLVGAFTAASVVEGVVRPDLAWRPLVTVLALAMIPALLWRRSHPLVAVLVGWGVAGLLSVLQLTAHVADLGLHSMMAVLILLYSVVRWGAGREIVLGAAFVTVVVGLGTFASAVGWADVFGGAALVLSLVALAAVSRHRADLWHRRQREIRNQERVALARDLHDTVAHHVSAIAVQAQAGGVVARSRPERAADVLAAIESEASRTLAEMRSMVRLLREEEAVAYAPPPGVADLPALARADATPAVEVTTDGPWAGLAGPVDSALYRLAQESLTNALRHARGATRVTIDVRQEDGVVRLRVADDGRTEPGPAPEPGFGLLGMAERARLLGGSFSAGPGPAGGWVVEAVLPVGALP
- a CDS encoding response regulator; protein product: MSIRVVVADDQDLVRTGLAMIIEAQPDLEVVGEAADGLVALDLATRLRPDVVLVDVRMPGLDGVEVTRRLAGPEATDPLAVVVITTFDLDEYVVGALRAGARGFLLKDAGPELLVQAIHAASRGDALIAPDVTRRLLATFADQVPAVPAQPVDHLTEREEEVLALVARGRTNAEIAADLYVGLSTVKTHVASLMTKIGARNRVEIAIWAYDTRRTRGPWHG
- a CDS encoding alpha/beta fold hydrolase, with the protein product MGTDATTRLVLLPGWCETGGVFERVVPLLPAAVTPLVVELAASDVADWSVRGLAARVAAALDARPGGRTVVLGTSSGAYVAQQLAVDRPDLVDGLVLVGAPVALRARPPFADEVDGLTDPISPARARASFEWFATRSPIPAAFLDARAAEAASLGARVWRDSLHGLVDAAPPLSTGTITAPTLVLSGADDTVVGASHTHLLAAIPGSRGVVYDDTGHLVLWERPERVAADVTRCVGQLAADA
- a CDS encoding 3'-5' exonuclease, which produces MRSTSIPGLSFTAIDVETANAQRASVCAVGVTKVRDGVVVDGLDTLVQPPPGHDEFHWRNVEVHGITAADVVGAPTWDVVLPKLTEFTGGDVLVAHNAAFDRSVVTRASEAYGIPTGRTRWLCTRDTAKAHLRLDSYRLPVVSAALGVPAHAHHDAGADARQCALVLVELCRRLGPDGPALTGQHVREW
- a CDS encoding LysE family transporter; the encoded protein is MDILTALGAGLLAGWGVALPLGAVAALLLQEGMTRGFAQGWTAGVAVGAVDVAYCAVAVAAGASAGAVVARYAPWPAVVGGVALVAFALVGARRSWAPPRTAPVDTEGDPGPGSRWRRFALFVGLTALNPATLVYFAALTVAVSPTSSTATAVAFVGGVGIASISWQVALVAVGATVRGRVTPRARHVTTLVGHGIVAALGVAMVVRALV
- a CDS encoding LacI family DNA-binding transcriptional regulator, which translates into the protein MPNPPTSRDVARLAGVSQTTVSYALTGRGTISAATRAHVLEVAASVGYRPNLAARSMRTRRTGRLAVVSGPTLDHQVRVLAGAGEVAAAAGYALETRTVDGTVEERTARVRELAAAGEHEGVLTLVPVLPDVLTDPAAPTGERPERTVVVAETTFDDHMRSVGDLADAGPVAEFVETLLAAGHRRFLHVAGSDQYASARARRDAYLAAVDRAAAGPATRDVVSLGVVGGTWSPEDARRAVHDLPSDAPPLAVVAANDLLAAGVLRGAAERGWSAPGDVVVTGWDAAEMGAYLTPSLTTVDVDFTEAGRRAMQRLVAAVRGEEPPPRGAAVARIVWRESTGPLPGHRPAR
- a CDS encoding Gfo/Idh/MocA family protein, with translation MSFDDDVSPRSSMLAIGIIGTGGIARAHVDAYRRFADRCTVVALCDPVPGRAEALRAELGLDDARVYTDAAAMIAAERLDLVSVATPPSTHADLTFGALEAGVDVLVEKPMAPSLAECDAMIEAAERHGRILSVVAQNRFRDDTATLKEVLDSGLAGPVTHAQVSSSWWRGTAYYDLSWRGTWESEGGGCTLNHAIHHLDLTCWLLGAPDAVTSVLTNAAHENAEVEDLSVSVLQYDRALAEVTASVVDHGEEQAIVVHGRHARVSQPWKVVAELADPNGFPAREGDTAREAAIEAVAAAHVPLAHTGHAGQVGDVLDAVRERRSPAVTGEDGRRAVELVTAIYRAGIERRTVDLPLAPDDPYYRRGTLVERAPHFFAKSASVESLPGDITVGTRA
- a CDS encoding Gfo/Idh/MocA family protein, with the translated sequence MSGASGALYAPDPVPAPVVGPGEFVFAATNLDHGHVYGMCEGLAGAGGTLRWVHDPDPAKVEQMRARFPDVRVARSEAEILDDPEVRLVAAAAVTSQRCALGLRVMEAGKDYFTDKAPLTSLDQLAAAREAVARTGRKYAVYYSERIHVEAAVLAEQLLERGAIGRVLQVMGLGPHRLGTGRPDWFFDKDRYGGILCDIGSHNFDQMLHFAGARDAQVSHSAIGNYHHPSHPGLDDFGEAGIVMDNGSTGYCRVDWFTPDGLSTWGDGRTIILGTDGYVELRKYVDVGTGDGGGHVFLVDGEGEHHLRADGQVGFPYFGRLILDCLERTETAMTQEHAFKAAELSVVAQARARELTPGPSRPGRG
- a CDS encoding lysylphosphatidylglycerol synthase transmembrane domain-containing protein, with the translated sequence MTADHATPGPVAAPDPVPSRPPGGAGAASYRDVVVRADVSDLRAAGAFLAVLAVGLLLATVGPETSAGVAEDARAAVTRTPWQLVVGVDVVTQAVVIVAGLVTPVVLLVRRRGRLLLAGGLAVLLALVASDLLHAAVVARFPAPDVGPAQPELAGLGPGFGLVAALVAVLAAFRPARVWARAWWSVVVLLVVLDVLLQSAGPLEAIVSIGVGGLVGLGVTAVVGRTVPVLTPHGVTVALASGGLPVTELRHADPGEAPWDLRARADDGTDVLVKVVDRASWHRERMSRAYRRARLRTGVDEEGTTSPVRAVALEAVLAQLAAAHGAHVPVVRAVVRAPEGEALLACERPAGQRLDTIEPSALTDDVLHGAWRQVERLRSARVAHRELSLDHLLLGGDGQVWVTDLGHGEPGAPDGVLTGDVAELLVATAAVVGPDRAVAAAHAVLGPDPIADAVARMVPAALTPATRALLKDGEVGLDDVVTTACRVAGVERPTFEKIERFRPRTLVAGAMLVVAVYFLAPQLADLPGLLDTVKEVDLAWILPVVLASAATYLGAALGLAGGTPGRVPVGQASAVALASSFVATFAPPGIGQVGLNIRYLQRRGFATPVAVSASAAKEAAVLTVHLTLLAAFALWAGTTDALADELAGLPSGRTLALVGLGVVLLVVVAVLVPAVRRLVRDRVVPAVRSSVTAMHDVVTSPAKMVALLGGVVLLPLGYAVCLYFSVRAFDGDAGFVAVALVSLTAGTVATAAPVPGGVGAVEAVLVASLTGLGLDGANALAAVVLYRLATFWLPIAPGAVAFRALTRREVL